CATAATACATCAGCCGGACACTGTCAAGAAAAATTCTGTGGTCTTCGCAGAGATCAATAAAAGACTTCCATGAGACAGAGTCCTTGCGGCGGTGCGGTGATGCCGGATGCAGACCGGTCTCCTCCGGCAAGCAACCCGGGAATGGCAGATGGGTCCAGCTTACCCTGCCCCACGGCGACCAAGGTGCCAGCAATGACCCTGACCATGTTTTTCAAAAATCCTGAGCCATGCACATCTATGATGACAGAGTCGCCTACTTTGGCAACCGAAACATGGAACATTCGGCGGATAGTTGTTTTTGCCACACAGTTTGACGCCCGGAACGCTGCAAAATCATGCTCACCGACAAAATGGGAAGCGCCCAGCTGCATCAATTCCATATTCAGTATGCCCCGCAGATGCCAGGAGTTGAGCCGTGTCAGGGGAGAGCGCCGCTTACTGTTATAAATGGTGTACCGATAATGCTTGCTGATTGCATCGGCACGGGGGTTGAAAGAAAGCGGCACCTCGGAGGCATCCCTGATGGCGATATCTGGAGGGAGAAGGCAATTGAGGCCATCGGAAAAGGCACGGACAGGCAGATCCTTTTGCGTTTTAAAAACCGCCACCATCCCCAGTGCATGAACCCCGGCATCGGTACGACCTGAGGATTGCAGCCGAACCGATTGCCCCAGCATCTTCTCCAGGGACTCTTCAATTACCTGCTGAATAGTTATGCCATTGGGCTGCAACTGCCATCCGCAGTAGGCGGTACCGTCATATTCTATGATAAGCTTTATATTACGCATGAACGAAGGGCACTATAGCAGAAATTCGAATGGAAACCAACAGGGGATGGTGTATATCATTTTTTTGCACATGCCAGACCCGCTAAAATTTATATTGGCAAACTTAAACTGGCACGCAAGCCTTTATCCGGCAGATTGTCAAGCTGGATGCCACCCCCGTGAAGAATGGCGACTTCTCTCACGAAGTTGAGGCCCAGGCCAGTGCTCTTCTTGCCGGTGTCGGGGCGTTGCAGGGAAAAGAACCTATTGAATATCTTATCCCTGCAATACTCGGGAATTCCGGGGCCCTCATCATCGACCACAATAACAAGAGCTCCTTCAGCAACAGTTGCGGTTATCGCAATGGTTCCCCCTGAGGGGCTGAAATCAATGGCGTTCTGAACTATATTGGAAACAGCCTGGTGAAGTAGAAACAGATCCCCTGGTACGCTGGCACCCTCATCCACATGAAATGCAATTTGCAGCCCCTTGCGTGACAGGATAGGACCCTTGCTTTCCAGCACAGCGGTGAGAAGCCCATTAAGACAAACGGGCTCCACATTTTGCAGGGTCTTTCTTGCCTCAAGTTCGGACAGCTTAAGCATGCGGTCCACCAGGTCCTGGATCCGGTTGGCCTCGGTACGGATGTTGGAAAGGAACAGCTGCCGCTTCTCCGTCGGCATCTGCTCATCCAGAAGTTCCGCCGCTCCTTTGATGGCAGAAAGAGGACTCTTTATTTCATGGGTAAGGGTCTGGACGTACCGTTCCACATATTTTTTCCCTTCCAGGGCCTCACGCATATCTTCCAGAGCCAGGCCCATATCCCGCAATTCCGTGCGCCCCAACGGGGGAAGCCTCGGCCTTTTCCCATCGCGGATCTTATTGGCATACCTGGTGAGTCTTTTGATGGGATGGGTCAGCCACAAAGATACGACAAAAGAAAGGGCAATAGCCGACGCCGCTGCAAGGTACCAGAGCTTGAGGATTCTGGGTCTTTCGCTGTTGACAAAGGCATTGATGTTGGTGGTCGGTTTGGCCACCGTCACTACTCCTGCATTTTTCCCATGAATGATGATAGGTGCTGCAACAAACAGTATGGACGTCCTGGGGTCCTTAGGATCCAGGCGAGTAGTCCTTGTGCCGTATTCCCCTTTCAGTGTCAGGGAAACGTCCCGCCACCTGGAGTAATCCGCGCCGACGTTCTTGGGTTCCAGTGAATCGAAGATCACTTTTCCCGAAGGGTCGGTGATGTATATGCGAAGGTCCACACGC
This region of Geotalea daltonii FRC-32 genomic DNA includes:
- the truA gene encoding tRNA pseudouridine(38-40) synthase TruA — its product is MRNIKLIIEYDGTAYCGWQLQPNGITIQQVIEESLEKMLGQSVRLQSSGRTDAGVHALGMVAVFKTQKDLPVRAFSDGLNCLLPPDIAIRDASEVPLSFNPRADAISKHYRYTIYNSKRRSPLTRLNSWHLRGILNMELMQLGASHFVGEHDFAAFRASNCVAKTTIRRMFHVSVAKVGDSVIIDVHGSGFLKNMVRVIAGTLVAVGQGKLDPSAIPGLLAGGDRSASGITAPPQGLCLMEVFY
- the creC gene encoding two-component system sensor histidine kinase CreC; this translates as MKLAARIFLAYLLISVICFSYPASQFFKDLRTFFLESVEDPLADHATLLAAMVGTQMETGRFNPQDLYKAFDHAYSRSLTARIYGFQKKRVDLRIYITDPSGKVIFDSLEPKNVGADYSRWRDVSLTLKGEYGTRTTRLDPKDPRTSILFVAAPIIIHGKNAGVVTVAKPTTNINAFVNSERPRILKLWYLAAASAIALSFVVSLWLTHPIKRLTRYANKIRDGKRPRLPPLGRTELRDMGLALEDMREALEGKKYVERYVQTLTHEIKSPLSAIKGAAELLDEQMPTEKRQLFLSNIRTEANRIQDLVDRMLKLSELEARKTLQNVEPVCLNGLLTAVLESKGPILSRKGLQIAFHVDEGASVPGDLFLLHQAVSNIVQNAIDFSPSGGTIAITATVAEGALVIVVDDEGPGIPEYCRDKIFNRFFSLQRPDTGKKSTGLGLNFVREVAILHGGGIQLDNLPDKGLRASLSLPI